One window from the genome of Gimesia aquarii encodes:
- a CDS encoding DUF1501 domain-containing protein, which yields MRSKQNHSEVSRRDFLRVGSLSFAGLSMSERAALSASKRDRSQKNCILIMMTGGVSQLETFDPKPEAPSEIRGPLKAISTSVPGVFLSECFPQLAQRAGQFSIIRSMYHDAAPIHETGHQLIQTGRLSRGAINYPCFGSVVSRQWGPRGDAPPFVVLPRLVGSLGVNTYRGQQATFLGEEFEPATSMGDLSATSEHEIEVAGESMAIQQQYGKQRFGRLLLQARQLVERGTRCVIVNLFDNLHQQLSWDCHGTGAGTSGKVYDYRDSLGPAFDKALSTLLDDLSSKGLLDDTLVVATGEFGRTPQLNAYGGRDHWPHVWSALIAGGSTPGGQVVGASDARGSAPVDRPVHASELTATIYHHLGLNPESLLAHTDDQEIKLIEAAPVQELVTA from the coding sequence ATGCGTTCCAAGCAAAATCACTCCGAGGTATCGCGGCGAGATTTCCTGCGTGTCGGAAGCCTGAGCTTCGCCGGATTGTCAATGTCTGAGCGAGCTGCCTTATCAGCTTCGAAGAGAGATCGTTCACAGAAAAACTGTATCTTGATCATGATGACAGGTGGCGTCAGCCAACTGGAAACATTTGATCCTAAGCCTGAAGCGCCTTCTGAAATTCGTGGTCCACTAAAAGCAATTTCGACGTCTGTTCCTGGTGTTTTTCTTAGCGAGTGCTTTCCTCAATTGGCCCAGCGAGCTGGACAGTTCTCGATAATAAGATCAATGTATCACGATGCTGCTCCCATTCACGAGACGGGGCATCAACTCATTCAGACAGGAAGATTGTCGCGAGGGGCAATCAATTATCCTTGTTTTGGTTCAGTCGTATCCAGGCAATGGGGGCCACGTGGTGATGCGCCTCCCTTTGTTGTTTTACCACGTTTGGTTGGTTCATTAGGAGTGAATACCTATCGTGGACAGCAGGCAACATTTTTAGGCGAAGAATTCGAGCCTGCAACATCAATGGGAGACTTATCGGCTACGAGCGAACATGAAATTGAAGTCGCCGGAGAATCGATGGCGATCCAGCAACAATACGGAAAACAGCGATTCGGCAGGTTACTGCTTCAGGCTCGGCAGCTAGTCGAACGGGGGACGCGGTGTGTGATTGTCAATTTGTTTGATAATCTGCATCAGCAATTGTCCTGGGACTGTCATGGCACGGGAGCGGGAACATCCGGAAAAGTTTATGATTATCGGGATTCACTGGGGCCCGCCTTTGATAAAGCATTATCAACATTACTTGATGATCTTTCTTCAAAAGGGTTGCTTGATGATACGCTTGTGGTTGCGACAGGAGAGTTTGGCCGCACCCCACAACTCAATGCTTATGGCGGTCGGGATCATTGGCCTCATGTATGGTCGGCATTGATTGCTGGCGGCAGCACACCTGGAGGACAGGTTGTGGGGGCAAGTGATGCGCGGGGCAGTGCTCCCGTGGATCGTCCCGTTCATGCGTCTGAATTGACGGCAACGATTTATCATCATTTGGGTTTAAATCCTGAGAGCCTGCTTGCCCACACGGATGATCAGGAAATCAAACTGATAGAAGCAGCACCGGTTCAGGAATTAGTAACCGCGTGA
- a CDS encoding beta-ribofuranosylaminobenzene 5'-phosphate synthase family protein, whose amino-acid sequence MSREVIVTTGSRLHWGLLSIAPLAGREFGGIGLMVDEPRLTLSVKVLSEEKDNVVCSENYISKIENVINMTRRNLTGPSRECYYSVEVQSEIPQHCGFGSGTQLSLAVARAILMLNDEDQFSSMELAQRVQRGARSALGIHGFESGGFIVEGGKIDSSEISPLVLSVDFPVDWKVLLITPTDRAGISGNLEAKAIQKLGSMPVSLTDKLCRLVLMQLIPSIRVQDFEGFSAGLTEYGHAVGEFFQPAQGGIFAHPQMAELENLLSLKGILGITQTSWGPTLSVVCRDSTHAEYVSSIIFENGYGEFCSIKIVKPLNRGAYTQLRNIA is encoded by the coding sequence ATGTCACGCGAAGTCATCGTAACAACGGGAAGCCGATTACATTGGGGATTGCTGTCGATTGCCCCGTTAGCAGGGCGGGAATTTGGTGGCATTGGTTTAATGGTAGATGAACCGCGATTGACACTCTCAGTCAAGGTATTATCTGAAGAAAAAGATAATGTTGTGTGTAGTGAGAATTACATTTCAAAAATTGAAAATGTGATCAACATGACTCGCCGAAATCTGACTGGTCCATCACGTGAGTGTTATTATTCTGTAGAAGTACAATCTGAAATTCCCCAGCATTGTGGTTTTGGCTCGGGAACTCAATTGAGTTTGGCAGTCGCGCGCGCCATTTTGATGTTAAATGATGAAGACCAGTTTTCTTCTATGGAGTTGGCACAGCGCGTTCAACGTGGGGCACGCTCTGCCCTCGGGATACATGGTTTTGAATCGGGTGGATTTATTGTAGAAGGAGGCAAAATCGATTCAAGTGAAATCAGCCCCTTGGTTCTGAGCGTTGATTTTCCCGTAGACTGGAAAGTTTTGTTGATCACGCCCACCGATCGGGCAGGCATTTCCGGTAACCTAGAAGCGAAAGCCATTCAGAAGTTAGGCTCTATGCCTGTTTCTCTTACCGACAAGCTTTGTCGCCTTGTTCTGATGCAGCTTATTCCGTCAATAAGGGTACAGGATTTTGAAGGTTTTAGTGCGGGTTTGACAGAGTATGGACACGCTGTAGGTGAGTTTTTTCAGCCTGCTCAAGGGGGAATCTTTGCTCATCCCCAGATGGCCGAGCTAGAAAATTTACTGAGTTTAAAAGGAATTCTGGGAATTACCCAGACCTCCTGGGGGCCGACTTTATCGGTCGTTTGCCGGGATTCAACACACGCTGAATATGTTTCAAGTATAATATTTGAAAATGGTTACGGAGAATTTTGTTCGATTAAAATTGTAAAGCCTTTAAACCGTGGTGCTTATACTCAGTTGAGAAACATTGCATGA
- a CDS encoding DUF447 domain-containing protein gives MILEGIVSSRNRQGELNIAPMGPLVNPEMSQFVLRPFQTSRTFHNLKETRCGVFHVVDDVLLLAKAAISQLDETPNTFPAEQIEGDVISSACRWYEFQIDTIDESADRTVMQASVVHHGRIRDYFGLNRAKHAVLEAAILATRIHIIEKHDLQTQYRALAEIVKKTAGPEEHTAFHLLEEYISKAYA, from the coding sequence ATGATTTTGGAAGGCATTGTCAGCAGTAGAAATCGACAGGGAGAATTGAATATTGCCCCGATGGGACCACTGGTCAATCCTGAGATGAGCCAGTTTGTGTTACGACCATTTCAGACGTCTCGAACCTTCCATAATCTGAAGGAGACCCGTTGCGGAGTATTCCACGTTGTTGATGATGTGTTATTGCTGGCAAAAGCGGCTATCAGTCAGTTGGATGAGACCCCAAACACATTTCCTGCGGAGCAAATTGAAGGTGATGTGATATCCTCAGCTTGTCGCTGGTATGAATTTCAAATCGATACGATTGATGAATCTGCCGATCGCACTGTGATGCAGGCTTCAGTAGTCCATCATGGTAGAATTCGGGATTATTTTGGCCTTAACCGGGCTAAGCATGCTGTGCTGGAAGCAGCGATTCTGGCAACACGCATTCATATAATAGAGAAACATGATTTGCAGACACAGTATCGTGCTTTGGCAGAGATTGTGAAAAAAACTGCCGGTCCGGAAGAACACACGGCTTTCCACTTACTGGAAGAGTATATTTCCAAAGCGTATGCTTAG
- a CDS encoding BamA/OMP85 family outer membrane protein produces the protein MIRGVLSDTRCGNALRWASSLILVQIILFGVCINGNIPVMKSASAQEGKKSTISLDEPLFDIRVEGNESIPALSILQKTKSQRGRPASRTQVLEDMRLLFATRWFSSVEPVYRKTEQGLVLIFKVKERPIVEKVEFRGNKKVKTKRLEATTGLKVGSPFDVSANQESVHRIKQLYVERGYRFAEITLVKGGLADDREVIFEIKEGPKVVVSGIKFRGNKFVSSGVLKTKLQTKKAPLGLSILGGKYDPSTVEDDLISLKQYYNGLGFFDVKIKEKVGYNKDRSRVQIEYTVNEGKRYKIREILIQGNRIFSEEEIRDDFKLVSGEFFNSRTLSKDVDKLTTRYGEIGHLFAKVNPVPRFLEAPGQVDLVYQINEDKPYRIRRITPHIAGDNPRTKSSVLTNPLLVAPGDLANQRLIQKSKRRIEGGHVFEKGQNGPRINVTKVDPQREVISSRKNDVLRGQNNERDQNIKRTRYNELDQDYERGQIYDDGILNEQNRTQKIFRGQNKIFRGQNYDNGIPEPLNPLFGNSPLGDPMGTEFPQQQPGWVDLDVYASESRTGRLMFGVGVNSDAGVVGSIVLQEENFDILRPPRSIEDLLDGTAWRGGGQRFRAEAVPGDQVSRYLLNWTDPYFLDTNFSLGVSGFYFTRFYEDWDEERVGTRLTLGRQLTQEWSINGQFRLENVDLRNPRTPTPPIVQQSVGNNLLNTFRIAATHDTRDAAFLPAEGHIFEAAVEQAVGDFDYSRLETNASQYFTLFSRPDGGGRHILSISASLGWTDSDTPVFERYYAGGFQTFRGFEFRGVTPRENGIAVGGRWSFLGSAQYMVPITADEMIQMVFFSDFGTVEESVSLDQFRVSVGAGLRLTVPAMGPVPVALDFAVPLAKETFDETQVFSFYVGFTR, from the coding sequence ATGATAAGAGGTGTCTTATCTGACACCAGATGCGGTAACGCATTGCGATGGGCATCAAGCCTGATCCTGGTACAGATTATTTTGTTCGGAGTCTGCATCAACGGGAATATTCCTGTGATGAAGTCAGCCTCTGCGCAGGAAGGAAAAAAGAGCACCATATCCTTGGATGAACCTCTTTTCGACATCCGCGTGGAAGGAAATGAGTCCATTCCAGCACTCTCGATTTTACAAAAGACCAAAAGCCAACGCGGCCGACCTGCCTCACGCACACAAGTTCTTGAAGATATGCGACTCCTCTTTGCGACCCGTTGGTTTTCCAGCGTGGAGCCCGTTTATCGAAAAACGGAACAAGGTTTGGTGTTGATCTTCAAGGTCAAAGAACGTCCCATTGTTGAGAAGGTCGAATTTCGTGGTAATAAGAAAGTCAAAACCAAACGCCTGGAAGCGACAACCGGTTTAAAAGTCGGTTCCCCGTTTGATGTTTCTGCAAATCAGGAATCAGTACATCGGATTAAGCAGCTTTATGTAGAACGCGGATATCGTTTTGCCGAGATTACACTCGTCAAAGGAGGTCTTGCCGATGATCGTGAAGTGATTTTCGAGATCAAAGAAGGCCCCAAGGTTGTTGTTTCGGGAATCAAATTCCGAGGTAACAAATTTGTCAGCTCAGGTGTGCTTAAAACAAAACTGCAAACCAAAAAAGCGCCTCTTGGTCTGAGTATTCTGGGAGGAAAATATGATCCTTCCACAGTCGAAGATGATCTAATTTCTCTGAAGCAATACTACAACGGTCTGGGTTTTTTCGATGTGAAAATTAAGGAAAAGGTAGGCTATAACAAAGATCGTTCTCGCGTTCAAATTGAATATACGGTTAACGAGGGTAAACGCTACAAAATTCGTGAAATTCTGATTCAGGGAAATCGGATTTTCTCGGAAGAAGAAATTCGCGACGATTTTAAATTAGTCTCGGGAGAGTTTTTCAACAGTCGTACTCTTTCAAAGGATGTTGATAAACTAACCACAAGATATGGAGAAATAGGGCATTTATTTGCAAAAGTGAATCCGGTTCCCCGATTTTTGGAAGCACCAGGCCAAGTCGATTTGGTCTATCAGATCAATGAAGATAAACCGTATCGAATTCGACGTATTACACCACATATCGCTGGTGATAATCCGCGTACTAAGAGTTCTGTTTTGACAAATCCTCTGCTTGTCGCACCCGGTGATCTGGCGAATCAACGTTTGATTCAAAAGAGTAAACGTCGTATCGAAGGGGGACATGTTTTTGAAAAAGGTCAAAATGGGCCACGGATTAACGTAACAAAAGTCGACCCGCAACGCGAAGTGATTAGCAGTCGCAAAAACGATGTTTTGCGAGGTCAAAATAATGAACGTGACCAAAATATAAAACGTACTCGATACAACGAACTTGACCAAGATTATGAACGTGGGCAAATTTACGATGACGGTATTTTAAACGAACAAAATCGAACCCAGAAAATATTTCGTGGACAAAACAAAATATTTCGCGGACAAAATTACGATAATGGCATTCCAGAACCTCTGAATCCTTTATTTGGCAACAGCCCACTCGGCGACCCAATGGGAACCGAATTTCCCCAGCAACAACCGGGTTGGGTGGATTTGGATGTTTATGCTTCCGAAAGCCGTACTGGCCGTTTGATGTTTGGAGTCGGCGTCAACAGTGATGCTGGGGTTGTTGGTTCAATCGTTCTGCAGGAAGAAAACTTTGATATTCTAAGACCTCCCCGTAGCATAGAAGATCTGCTGGACGGTACTGCTTGGCGTGGTGGCGGACAACGTTTCCGTGCGGAAGCAGTTCCCGGTGATCAGGTCAGCCGGTATTTACTCAACTGGACCGATCCTTATTTCCTGGATACCAATTTCAGTTTGGGAGTCAGTGGTTTTTACTTCACACGATTCTATGAAGATTGGGATGAAGAACGCGTAGGTACACGTTTGACTCTGGGGCGTCAATTGACTCAAGAGTGGTCAATTAACGGACAGTTCCGACTGGAAAATGTCGACCTGCGAAACCCGCGCACACCTACTCCTCCCATCGTTCAACAGTCTGTGGGTAATAATTTGCTGAATACATTCCGAATTGCTGCCACACATGATACACGTGATGCAGCGTTTCTACCGGCAGAAGGACATATTTTCGAAGCTGCAGTCGAGCAAGCTGTTGGAGATTTTGATTATAGTCGCCTGGAAACCAATGCCAGTCAATATTTTACTCTTTTCAGTCGCCCCGATGGTGGCGGACGTCATATCCTCTCTATCAGTGCCTCGCTGGGTTGGACCGATTCAGATACTCCCGTATTTGAACGATACTATGCCGGTGGTTTCCAGACCTTCCGTGGTTTTGAATTCCGTGGAGTCACACCACGGGAAAATGGAATTGCTGTAGGTGGTCGATGGAGCTTCCTCGGTAGTGCACAGTATATGGTTCCGATTACTGCCGATGAGATGATCCAAATGGTGTTCTTCAGTGATTTTGGTACCGTTGAAGAAAGTGTTTCTCTCGATCAGTTCCGTGTTTCTGTGGGTGCCGGTCTTCGTTTAACAGTTCCTGCAATGGGACCTGTTCCAGTAGCTTTGGATTTTGCTGTTCCATTGGCAAAAGAGACATTCGACGAAACACAGGTCTTCAGCTTCTACGTTGGGTTCACCCGTTAA
- a CDS encoding RNA polymerase sigma factor, with protein MYDDATIMKRVCAGEYLLFDELVIRYRKRLLRFAWSKFGKFSAAEDLVQEAFLSAFAARETYNPSFAFSTWLWTIFLNLCRRHYKREQRSPREISHSSMTDDVVIPEPSSSETPLQIALKTEQFALLARYLHELPEVQADALRLRFFGGMKFTEIALTMDCSLSAAKIRVKNGLLQLAHRFSEASTSEGDAS; from the coding sequence ATGTATGACGATGCCACCATTATGAAACGCGTCTGTGCAGGAGAGTATCTTCTGTTCGATGAGTTGGTGATACGTTATCGTAAGCGTCTGTTACGATTTGCCTGGAGTAAATTCGGAAAATTTTCAGCGGCTGAAGATTTGGTGCAGGAAGCATTTTTGTCTGCATTCGCTGCCCGTGAGACCTATAACCCTTCATTTGCATTTTCGACGTGGCTCTGGACTATTTTTTTAAACTTGTGTCGTCGTCATTATAAGCGAGAACAGCGTTCGCCGCGTGAAATTAGTCATTCGTCAATGACTGATGATGTTGTGATACCAGAACCCAGTTCGTCAGAGACTCCCTTACAAATTGCCTTGAAAACGGAACAATTTGCGCTATTGGCGCGATACCTGCATGAATTGCCGGAAGTGCAAGCCGATGCGTTGCGATTGCGTTTTTTCGGCGGAATGAAATTTACTGAGATTGCTTTAACCATGGATTGTAGTTTGTCTGCAGCAAAAATACGTGTGAAAAACGGATTGCTTCAACTGGCTCATCGTTTTTCTGAAGCTTCGACTTCGGAAGGAGATGCATCATGA
- a CDS encoding NADP-dependent methylenetetrahydromethanopterin/methylenetetrahydrofolate dehydrogenase produces the protein MKKILIQLDTDAQPSTFDRVVAIDAGVDELMSYGNITPENVTPLVHGAMFTRGAKDLHHTALFVGGSQIQEGETLFQRVQELFFSPVRVSVMIDSNGSNTTAAAAVLAAGKHLNFSETTALILGGTGPVGQRAAQLLAKRGANVIVASRSEERAQATCDAITTVVEGAQLKALSLKDHKQIEAVNQDTNLIISAGAAGVKLLPAACWKPMKQLKVIIDLNAVPPAGIEEVDVMDKATDREGVLCYGAIGAGGTKMKIHKAAIQKLFESNDLLLDTEEIYQIGVDLKE, from the coding sequence ATGAAAAAGATTTTGATTCAACTGGATACTGATGCGCAGCCCAGCACATTTGATCGTGTTGTCGCCATCGACGCTGGTGTTGATGAGTTGATGAGTTACGGTAATATCACGCCTGAAAATGTGACACCGTTGGTACATGGAGCGATGTTTACTCGCGGGGCTAAAGACCTGCATCACACGGCGTTGTTTGTGGGGGGGAGCCAGATTCAGGAAGGGGAGACACTCTTTCAAAGAGTTCAAGAGTTGTTTTTCAGCCCGGTTCGTGTCTCCGTAATGATTGATTCCAATGGCTCCAATACGACAGCGGCCGCTGCAGTCTTGGCGGCGGGGAAGCATCTCAACTTTTCTGAAACGACTGCATTGATTTTGGGAGGAACCGGTCCAGTTGGTCAGCGTGCAGCACAATTGCTGGCAAAACGCGGGGCAAATGTGATTGTGGCTTCCCGTTCTGAAGAGCGCGCTCAGGCTACCTGTGATGCAATTACGACTGTTGTGGAAGGAGCACAATTAAAAGCCCTCTCTTTAAAAGACCACAAGCAGATTGAAGCAGTCAATCAGGATACAAACCTCATTATTTCCGCTGGTGCAGCGGGGGTGAAACTGCTCCCGGCAGCCTGTTGGAAGCCGATGAAGCAGCTTAAAGTTATCATTGATTTGAATGCGGTTCCACCAGCGGGGATAGAGGAAGTTGACGTGATGGATAAGGCTACAGATCGGGAAGGGGTTCTCTGTTACGGAGCGATTGGAGCAGGAGGTACAAAGATGAAGATTCATAAAGCGGCCATCCAAAAGCTATTTGAATCGAATGATCTCCTGCTTGACACCGAAGAAATTTACCAGATTGGCGTTGATCTCAAAGAATAA
- the fae gene encoding formaldehyde-activating enzyme: MSMFVGESLVGEGNEVSHIDLLIGDKNGPVGVAFANALSSQKMGHSNLLAVLSPNLAVKPATVMVTKVTIKGAKQAVQMFGPAQYAVAKAVADSVEAGVIPKDQCEDLVIVCGVFIHWEADDDKKIFDYNYEATKEAIARAMKSEPSADEMLAKKSEASHPFYAG; encoded by the coding sequence ATGTCAATGTTTGTCGGTGAGTCACTTGTTGGTGAAGGTAATGAAGTTTCTCATATCGATTTATTGATTGGTGACAAAAATGGTCCTGTCGGAGTGGCTTTTGCAAATGCTCTCTCCAGCCAGAAAATGGGACATAGCAATCTGCTTGCGGTACTCTCACCTAACTTGGCTGTGAAACCTGCTACAGTTATGGTGACAAAGGTAACTATTAAAGGGGCTAAGCAAGCAGTTCAAATGTTTGGACCCGCTCAGTACGCTGTTGCAAAAGCTGTTGCAGACAGTGTTGAAGCAGGTGTCATTCCCAAAGACCAGTGTGAAGATCTCGTGATTGTCTGTGGTGTATTCATTCACTGGGAAGCAGATGATGACAAGAAGATCTTTGATTACAATTATGAAGCCACCAAGGAAGCAATTGCTCGCGCCATGAAAAGCGAGCCTTCTGCTGACGAAATGCTAGCCAAGAAGAGTGAAGCCTCGCATCCCTTCTACGCTGGATAA
- a CDS encoding ATP-grasp domain-containing protein produces the protein MNKQEQIEIPKNPELLIVGASTRAAACSALRAQFQPLCVDQYADQDLREIAQVLPKTSDDSNWLQALDEHTSMEWIYTGGMENHPNFIEQISRKHHLRGCDPESLSYARDPFFLEEILARAKVQTPTCFKADSKPDGNLKWLSKPIHGSGGHGIHFVDANSSKSLRNKACYVQRYQPGIPLSALFIAFHHISVLVGISMQFIGNAALNAKPFQFCGGMTLKTVPASWNQAIVELGQTIAQKCHIQGIFGCDLILDPMQENRIWLNEVNPRYTAITELFELQSQLPILYWHMAACRTFEEQKINLETPLQLRKLLLKAQNQPQPQIAKGILYAAQDMTCPYIDWNHNLSKDLYQIPELADIPHPGTDIQNGSPICSVYGVGENHQSCLQSLAERIVQYSRLFQADSRRENNAKAVFNKLWPEMKTENSLFSRFFTSENESHSFLED, from the coding sequence ATGAATAAACAAGAACAAATAGAAATTCCAAAGAACCCTGAGCTACTCATTGTTGGAGCGAGCACACGAGCTGCCGCATGTTCTGCCCTGCGTGCCCAATTCCAACCGCTCTGTGTAGATCAATATGCCGACCAGGACCTTCGTGAAATTGCGCAAGTACTCCCCAAAACAAGCGATGACTCAAATTGGTTGCAGGCCCTTGACGAACATACTTCAATGGAGTGGATCTATACTGGGGGAATGGAAAATCATCCGAACTTCATCGAGCAAATCAGTCGAAAACATCATCTGCGAGGCTGTGATCCAGAAAGTCTATCTTATGCCCGAGATCCTTTTTTTCTGGAAGAAATCCTGGCGCGAGCAAAAGTCCAAACCCCCACCTGCTTTAAGGCTGATTCCAAGCCAGATGGTAATTTGAAATGGTTGAGTAAACCAATACATGGTTCAGGAGGCCACGGAATCCATTTTGTGGACGCTAACTCTTCAAAGTCTCTTAGAAACAAAGCTTGCTATGTACAGCGCTACCAACCTGGAATTCCACTTTCGGCCCTGTTTATAGCATTTCACCACATCTCTGTTTTAGTGGGTATTTCCATGCAATTTATTGGAAATGCCGCTCTCAATGCGAAACCATTTCAATTTTGTGGCGGAATGACTCTCAAAACGGTTCCTGCCTCATGGAATCAAGCAATTGTGGAACTGGGGCAAACGATTGCACAGAAGTGTCACATACAGGGCATTTTTGGCTGCGATCTGATCCTGGATCCAATGCAAGAAAATCGGATCTGGTTGAATGAAGTTAACCCGCGCTATACAGCGATAACTGAATTATTTGAACTACAATCTCAGCTTCCAATCCTATATTGGCACATGGCCGCCTGTCGCACCTTTGAAGAGCAAAAGATAAATCTTGAGACACCGTTACAACTACGGAAACTGCTCCTAAAAGCCCAAAACCAACCGCAACCACAAATTGCCAAAGGGATTCTCTACGCGGCTCAGGATATGACTTGCCCTTACATTGATTGGAACCACAATTTGTCAAAAGACCTTTACCAAATCCCGGAACTCGCTGATATCCCCCATCCAGGAACAGACATTCAAAACGGTTCTCCTATCTGTTCAGTTTATGGAGTCGGAGAGAACCACCAATCCTGTCTACAGTCACTGGCTGAGAGAATCGTCCAGTATTCGCGGCTTTTTCAAGCGGATTCCCGGAGAGAAAACAACGCGAAAGCTGTCTTTAACAAGCTATGGCCTGAAATGAAAACAGAAAACTCCCTTTTTTCCCGTTTTTTCACAAGCGAGAATGAATCGCATTCGTTTCTTGAAGATTGA